In the genome of Candidatus Nanopelagicales bacterium, one region contains:
- a CDS encoding FAD-dependent oxidoreductase, whose protein sequence is MTDPSPSAPLAHPLSSDVPPAPPNRLPQRARVVVIGGGVIGTSVAYHLGHLGWDDVVLLERDRLTSGTTWHAAGLMVTFGSTSHTSTELRLYTRDLYQRLEAETGLSTGFKPVGFIEVAADDGRLEEYRRVSAFNRLMGIDVHEISPREVGDLFPLARTDDLLAGFYVAEDGRANPVDVTMSLAKGARMQGVTVAEGVAVEEVLVRDGAVAGVRTPYGDIECEYVVNCAGMWARQLGERSGVTIPLQAAEHYYLITDAFEGIDSSFPVLEDPGSYGYFREEIGGLMVGLFEPVCAPWQVEGIPADFSFGTIPPDWDRMGPYLEKAMSRVPVSFDVGIRTFFCGPESFTPDLQPVVGEAPEVRNYFVAAGLNSIGILTGGGLGRAIAHWIVDGDPGIDVTGFDIDRLHAYQANPEYRRTRTVESLGMVYQCHYPNRSLHTARGAKRTPLYDRLAARGAYIRDVSGWESADWYAAPGSEPDPGPLTWGRPAWWSSWEAEHRAVREGVALMDMSFMSKFLVEGRDAGRVLERLSANRIDGEPGVITYTQWLNDGGTLEADLTVTKLADDRFWVVASDTAHRHVETRLRRHISDLDAHAFVADMTGAYAQINVQGPRSRELLQSITSADLSNEAFPFRSAREIDIEYGRALCVRITYLGELGYELYVPVEQAVHVYDRLVAAGESHGLAHAGLKALSSLRMEKGYRDYGHDIDNTDTVLEAGLGFAVAWDKPGGFIGREKALAQKESGPLSQRLLQVLVTDPEPLMFHAEPVLRDGVPVGYVRAASYGFTLGGAVGLAMVDAGDAALDQAWIDAGEWSVDIAGRTWPARASLRPLYDPRNERIRA, encoded by the coding sequence GTGACCGACCCGAGCCCGTCCGCGCCTCTCGCCCACCCGCTCTCGTCGGACGTTCCGCCCGCGCCACCGAACCGGCTGCCGCAGCGCGCCCGGGTGGTCGTCATCGGCGGTGGCGTCATCGGGACGTCGGTCGCGTACCACCTCGGTCACCTCGGCTGGGACGACGTCGTGCTGCTCGAGCGGGACCGGCTGACGTCCGGCACGACCTGGCACGCGGCCGGGCTGATGGTGACGTTCGGCTCCACGTCGCACACCTCCACCGAGCTGCGCCTCTACACCCGTGACCTGTACCAGCGGCTCGAGGCCGAGACCGGGCTGTCCACCGGCTTCAAGCCCGTCGGGTTCATCGAGGTGGCGGCGGACGACGGCCGACTGGAGGAGTACCGCCGGGTGTCCGCCTTCAACCGGCTCATGGGCATCGACGTGCACGAGATCTCCCCGCGGGAGGTCGGCGACCTGTTCCCGCTGGCCCGCACCGACGACCTGCTGGCCGGGTTCTACGTGGCGGAGGACGGCCGGGCCAATCCGGTCGACGTCACGATGTCGCTGGCGAAGGGCGCCCGGATGCAGGGCGTGACGGTCGCCGAGGGCGTCGCGGTCGAGGAGGTGCTGGTCCGCGACGGCGCGGTCGCCGGCGTGCGGACGCCGTACGGCGACATCGAGTGCGAGTACGTCGTCAACTGCGCCGGCATGTGGGCGCGCCAGCTGGGGGAACGCTCCGGCGTGACGATCCCGCTGCAGGCGGCCGAGCACTACTACCTGATCACCGACGCGTTCGAGGGCATCGACTCCTCGTTCCCGGTGCTGGAGGATCCGGGGTCGTACGGCTACTTCCGTGAGGAGATCGGCGGCCTGATGGTCGGCCTGTTCGAGCCGGTCTGCGCCCCGTGGCAGGTCGAGGGGATCCCGGCGGACTTCTCGTTCGGCACCATCCCGCCGGACTGGGACCGGATGGGCCCCTACCTGGAGAAGGCGATGAGCCGGGTGCCGGTGTCCTTCGACGTCGGGATCCGCACGTTCTTCTGCGGCCCGGAGTCGTTCACCCCGGACCTGCAGCCTGTCGTGGGCGAGGCGCCGGAGGTGCGCAACTACTTCGTCGCCGCGGGCCTGAACTCCATCGGCATCCTCACCGGCGGCGGGCTGGGCCGGGCGATCGCGCACTGGATCGTCGACGGCGACCCCGGCATCGACGTCACCGGGTTCGACATCGACCGGCTGCACGCCTACCAGGCCAACCCGGAGTACCGCCGGACCCGCACCGTCGAGTCGCTCGGCATGGTCTACCAGTGCCACTACCCGAACCGGTCGCTGCACACCGCGCGCGGCGCCAAGCGCACGCCTCTCTACGACCGGCTGGCGGCGCGGGGCGCGTACATCCGCGACGTCAGCGGGTGGGAGTCGGCGGACTGGTACGCCGCGCCGGGGTCCGAGCCCGACCCGGGGCCGCTGACCTGGGGACGGCCCGCGTGGTGGTCGTCGTGGGAGGCCGAGCACCGCGCGGTCCGCGAGGGCGTGGCGCTGATGGACATGTCGTTCATGTCGAAGTTCCTGGTCGAGGGGCGCGACGCCGGCCGGGTGCTGGAACGGTTGTCCGCCAACCGGATCGACGGCGAGCCGGGCGTGATCACCTACACCCAGTGGCTCAACGACGGCGGCACGCTCGAGGCCGACCTGACCGTCACCAAGCTTGCTGACGACCGGTTCTGGGTGGTGGCCTCCGACACCGCGCACCGGCACGTCGAGACCCGGCTGCGGCGACACATCTCCGATCTCGACGCGCACGCGTTCGTCGCCGACATGACGGGTGCGTACGCGCAGATCAACGTGCAGGGCCCGCGGTCTCGCGAACTGCTGCAGTCGATTACGTCCGCGGACCTGTCGAACGAGGCGTTCCCGTTCCGGTCCGCGCGCGAGATCGACATCGAGTACGGCCGCGCGCTGTGCGTGCGGATCACCTACCTCGGCGAGCTCGGCTACGAGCTGTACGTCCCCGTGGAGCAGGCCGTGCACGTCTACGACCGGCTGGTCGCTGCGGGGGAGTCCCACGGACTCGCGCACGCGGGGCTGAAGGCGCTGTCCAGCCTGCGGATGGAGAAGGGCTACCGCGACTACGGTCACGACATCGACAACACCGACACGGTGCTCGAGGCCGGGCTCGGCTTCGCGGTCGCGTGGGACAAGCCCGGTGGATTCATTGGGCGGGAGAAGGCATTGGCGCAGAAGGAGTCCGGGCCGCTGTCCCAGCGTCTTCTGCAGGTGCTCGTGACTGACCCGGAACCGCTGATGTTCCACGCCGAGCCGGTGCTGCGCGACGGCGTGCCGGTGGGATACGTGCGGGCGGCGTCGTACGGGTTCACCCTCGGCGGCGCTGTCGGGCTGGCGATGGTGGACGCGGGCGACGCCGCGCTGGACCAGGCCTGGATCGACGCCGGGGAGTGGTCGGTGGACATCGCCGGGCGGACCTGGCCCGCCCGCGCCTCGCTGCGCCCCCTCTACGACCCCCGCAACGAGCGCATCCGCGCCTAG
- a CDS encoding crotonase/enoyl-CoA hydratase family protein: MGDYRCFDVEVSDKVAHVRLSRPDELNTMVPEFWRDLPVIAQRLSDDGGVRAMVLSSTGRHFCAGMDLSVFAGMQIEGEPGRVNAVRQQLVRLLQDSFTALERARMPVLAAIQGGCIGGAVDMVTACDMRYATEDAFFVVQETNIGMTADVGTLQRLPKLIPDGVARELVYTGRRMPADRAREVGLVNEVYPDQEAMLAGVMEVAREIAAQSPLAVWGAKEALVYARDHAVGDALHQIATWQTGAFQPADLMEAFAAKAEKRDPSYDDLPPSPRSL; encoded by the coding sequence GTGGGCGACTACCGCTGCTTCGACGTCGAGGTGTCCGACAAGGTCGCGCACGTGCGGCTCAGCCGGCCGGACGAGCTCAACACGATGGTCCCCGAGTTCTGGCGCGACCTGCCGGTCATCGCGCAGCGCCTGTCCGACGACGGCGGCGTCCGCGCGATGGTGCTGTCCTCGACCGGCCGGCACTTCTGCGCCGGCATGGACCTGTCGGTGTTCGCCGGCATGCAGATCGAGGGCGAGCCGGGGCGGGTGAACGCGGTGCGCCAGCAACTCGTCCGGCTGCTGCAGGACTCGTTCACGGCGTTGGAGCGCGCGCGGATGCCGGTGCTCGCGGCGATCCAGGGCGGCTGCATCGGCGGCGCCGTGGACATGGTGACCGCCTGCGACATGCGGTACGCCACCGAGGACGCGTTCTTCGTGGTGCAGGAGACCAACATCGGGATGACCGCCGACGTCGGGACGCTGCAGCGGCTGCCGAAGCTGATCCCTGACGGCGTCGCGCGCGAGCTGGTCTACACCGGCCGCCGGATGCCGGCGGACCGAGCCCGCGAGGTGGGACTGGTCAACGAGGTCTACCCCGACCAGGAGGCCATGCTCGCCGGGGTGATGGAGGTGGCCCGCGAGATCGCCGCGCAGAGCCCGCTGGCGGTCTGGGGTGCGAAGGAGGCTCTGGTCTACGCGCGCGACCACGCGGTCGGCGACGCGCTGCACCAGATCGCGACCTGGCAGACCGGGGCGTTCCAGCCCGCCGACCTGATGGAGGCGTTCGCGGCAAAGGCCGAGAAGCGGGACCCGTCGTACGACGACCTGCCGCCGTCGCCACGCTCGTTGTAG
- the trxA gene encoding thioredoxin, protein MSSRVTACPACGAKNRVPAAAKGRPQCASCKQPMPWIADATDGDLAAVLDTSQLVLLDLWAPWCGPCRMVAPVLERLAARYAGRVKVVKVNVDDNPGTAARYDARSIPTLVMIRDGQTVERVVGAQPEPALAARIDRLLPT, encoded by the coding sequence ATGAGCAGCCGAGTCACCGCGTGCCCCGCCTGCGGGGCGAAGAACCGGGTCCCCGCCGCGGCCAAGGGCCGGCCGCAGTGCGCGTCGTGCAAGCAGCCGATGCCCTGGATCGCCGATGCCACCGACGGCGACCTGGCCGCCGTCCTCGACACCTCACAGCTGGTGCTCCTCGACCTGTGGGCGCCGTGGTGCGGGCCGTGCCGCATGGTGGCCCCGGTGCTGGAGCGGTTGGCGGCGCGGTACGCGGGACGGGTGAAGGTCGTCAAGGTCAACGTGGACGACAACCCCGGGACGGCGGCGCGCTACGACGCCCGCAGCATCCCGACGCTGGTCATGATCCGAGACGGGCAGACCGTGGAACGGGTCGTCGGCGCCCAGCCGGAGCCTGCGCTGGCGGCGAGGATCGACCGGCTGCTCCCGACCTGA
- a CDS encoding HisA/HisF-related TIM barrel protein, which yields MSKQQFALIAGVEITQGQVGSLDHGDIDGRHLWGDPVAAAQRWAGEGAQWVHVADLDAAAGTGSNADVVSRTVHAVRGRVRVEVAGGIRDQASLDRAFHLGADRVVLDPAALADQDWVASVIHAHPGRIAAGITAHHEGGLVAPGSEVDGLSVDEVVQRLRAAHCPAYVVTDVDAKGLRKSRDRHVLMAVCRDAPGAEVIAFGGITRLDDLHALADLAPHGVAGAVVDRALYTDAFTFAEAIAAIEPRFDMFFWGPPQP from the coding sequence GTGTCCAAGCAGCAGTTCGCCCTGATCGCGGGCGTCGAGATCACGCAGGGCCAGGTCGGGTCGCTCGACCACGGCGACATCGACGGCCGGCACCTGTGGGGCGACCCGGTGGCCGCCGCCCAGCGGTGGGCCGGCGAGGGTGCCCAGTGGGTGCACGTCGCCGACCTCGACGCGGCAGCGGGCACGGGATCCAATGCCGACGTCGTGTCACGTACGGTGCACGCCGTCCGCGGCCGGGTCCGGGTCGAGGTGGCGGGCGGCATTCGCGACCAGGCGTCGCTGGACCGGGCCTTCCACCTCGGGGCGGACCGCGTCGTGCTGGACCCCGCGGCGCTCGCCGACCAGGACTGGGTGGCCTCCGTCATCCACGCCCACCCGGGGCGGATCGCGGCCGGCATCACCGCGCACCACGAGGGCGGGCTGGTGGCCCCCGGGTCCGAGGTGGACGGGCTGTCGGTGGACGAGGTGGTCCAGCGGCTGCGCGCGGCGCACTGCCCCGCGTACGTCGTGACCGACGTCGACGCGAAGGGCCTGCGCAAGTCCCGCGACCGGCACGTGCTGATGGCGGTCTGCCGCGACGCGCCCGGCGCCGAGGTCATCGCCTTCGGCGGCATCACCCGGCTGGACGACCTGCACGCGCTCGCGGACCTCGCGCCGCACGGCGTCGCCGGCGCCGTCGTGGACCGGGCCCTCTACACCGACGCCTTCACCTTCGCCGAGGCCATCGCCGCGATCGAGCCGCGCTTCGACATGTTCTTCTGGGGCCCACCCCAGCCCTGA
- a CDS encoding SRPBCC domain-containing protein produces the protein MLPPLIKQVRVPLPPDTAFALFTDGIDGWWPLEVHGVFHADSALVAYDGYAGGTITETATDGRTASWADIVAWEPPSRIVLAWHPWTDPQVATTVQVTFTPDDGGTEVVLTHDGWEVLGAEAEQRFALYDAGWDVVFGRHFAQAAGG, from the coding sequence ATGCTGCCCCCGCTCATCAAGCAGGTCCGGGTTCCGCTGCCGCCGGACACCGCGTTCGCGCTCTTCACCGACGGCATCGACGGCTGGTGGCCCCTCGAGGTGCACGGCGTGTTCCACGCCGACTCGGCACTGGTCGCCTACGACGGGTACGCGGGCGGCACCATCACCGAGACCGCCACGGACGGCCGGACCGCGTCCTGGGCGGACATCGTGGCGTGGGAGCCCCCCTCGCGGATCGTCCTCGCCTGGCACCCCTGGACGGATCCGCAGGTCGCCACCACCGTGCAGGTGACGTTCACCCCCGACGACGGGGGCACCGAGGTGGTGCTCACCCACGACGGGTGGGAGGTCCTGGGCGCGGAGGCGGAGCAACGCTTCGCCCTCTACGACGCCGGGTGGGACGTGGTGTTCGGGCGGCACTTCGCGCAGGCCGCCGGCGGCTGA
- a CDS encoding DUF5302 domain-containing protein, whose product MSEAKKTDAADDDDLKRKYREALERKQAAASKGSRHEDGDSAVGHAHGAEAHQKTFRRRAGG is encoded by the coding sequence ATGAGTGAGGCCAAGAAGACTGACGCTGCGGACGACGACGACCTCAAGCGCAAGTACCGCGAGGCGTTGGAGCGCAAGCAGGCCGCGGCATCGAAGGGATCCCGGCACGAGGACGGCGACTCCGCCGTTGGCCACGCGCACGGTGCGGAGGCGCACCAGAAGACCTTCCGCCGCCGGGCTGGCGGGTGA
- a CDS encoding DinB family protein, which yields MTPPGWTAPDVDRPGVPPTAGEREMLQAMLDFHRATLLHKCSGLGRDDLVRRTVEPSRLSLLGLVRHLADVERWWFRRQLAGEPIDGRFGPDHDLDADIEGVDDADPEADIAAFWEEVAAADATAARFDLDDTFHNRRRDTDLSLRWVYVHMVEEYARHNGHADLLRERIDGATGV from the coding sequence GTGACCCCACCCGGCTGGACCGCCCCCGACGTCGACCGGCCGGGAGTGCCCCCGACCGCGGGCGAGCGGGAGATGCTCCAGGCGATGCTGGACTTCCACCGCGCCACGCTGCTGCACAAGTGCAGCGGCCTGGGTCGCGACGACCTGGTGCGCCGCACCGTCGAGCCGTCGCGACTCAGCCTGCTGGGGCTGGTCCGGCACCTGGCCGACGTGGAGCGCTGGTGGTTCCGGCGCCAGCTGGCCGGGGAGCCGATCGACGGGCGGTTCGGCCCGGACCACGACCTCGACGCCGACATCGAGGGCGTCGACGACGCCGACCCCGAGGCCGACATCGCCGCGTTCTGGGAGGAGGTCGCCGCGGCCGACGCGACCGCGGCGCGCTTCGACCTCGACGACACGTTCCACAACCGGCGCCGGGACACCGATCTGAGCCTGCGCTGGGTCTACGTGCACATGGTCGAGGAGTACGCCCGCCACAACGGGCACGCCGACCTGCTGCGGGAGCGGATCGACGGGGCGACCGGCGTCTGA
- a CDS encoding GGDEF domain-containing phosphodiesterase, translating to MLQSSAGIAVRDPEDSGSALLRRADVAMYQAKLSRVGATVYDASRDEFSRQRLVFVDELRRALADGQLTVWYQPQISAATQTVTGLEALVRWDHPVDGMRSPAVFLPTARRAGLMPALTEEVQRHVVRDAARWWGAGLRVRVSMNLAPPELLSSSVVAALLRRVDAIGLPAGALGLEVTEDSFLADPERARAVLAELARHGLEVSVDDYGTGFSSLSYLRDLHAQELKIDRSFIATLIADERSRLIVRSTTQMAHALGMRVVAEGVEDAATSAEVVAMGVDAIQGYHVAPPMPAGVVEAWLRDWSASSATASLSSDEQD from the coding sequence GTGCTGCAGTCGTCCGCCGGCATCGCGGTACGCGATCCGGAGGACTCCGGCTCGGCCCTGCTGCGTCGGGCGGACGTCGCCATGTACCAGGCCAAGCTGTCCCGGGTCGGGGCCACGGTCTACGACGCCAGCCGGGACGAGTTCTCGCGGCAGCGCCTGGTGTTCGTGGACGAGCTGCGGCGCGCGCTCGCCGACGGCCAGCTGACCGTCTGGTACCAGCCGCAGATCTCGGCGGCGACGCAGACCGTCACCGGCCTGGAGGCGCTGGTGCGGTGGGACCACCCCGTCGACGGGATGCGCTCGCCGGCGGTGTTCCTCCCGACGGCGCGACGGGCGGGCCTGATGCCCGCGCTGACCGAGGAGGTGCAGCGCCACGTGGTCCGGGATGCCGCGCGCTGGTGGGGCGCCGGACTGCGGGTGCGCGTGTCGATGAACCTGGCCCCTCCCGAGCTGCTCAGCAGCAGCGTGGTCGCCGCCCTGCTGCGCCGCGTCGACGCGATCGGGCTTCCCGCCGGTGCCCTCGGCCTGGAGGTGACGGAGGACTCGTTCCTGGCCGACCCCGAGCGCGCCCGCGCCGTGCTCGCCGAGCTGGCCCGGCACGGACTGGAGGTCTCCGTCGACGACTACGGCACCGGCTTCTCGTCCCTGTCCTACCTGCGCGACCTGCACGCGCAGGAGCTGAAGATCGATCGCTCCTTCATCGCCACGCTGATCGCCGACGAGCGCAGCCGCCTGATCGTCCGGTCGACCACGCAGATGGCGCACGCCCTGGGCATGCGGGTGGTGGCGGAGGGGGTGGAGGACGCCGCCACCTCGGCCGAGGTCGTGGCCATGGGGGTCGACGCGATCCAGGGGTACCACGTGGCCCCGCCCATGCCCGCCGGCGTGGTCGAGGCGTGGCTGCGGGACTGGAGCGCCAGCTCGGCGACCGCGAGCCTCAGCTCCGACGAGCAGGACTGA
- a CDS encoding S-adenosylmethionine decarboxylase, translating into MPSRTRPVRGGTVRPAHHGGVRDLAPDIHRQRLVIEGVPAAPVDDAAIRDYLTQLSDTLGMTTLLAPVTHRSPTYGWAGWIHWETSGAHFYAWEQPRLFFSVDIYTCAAFDPARAVDLTRRCFAPRDLEAYGIGSVVAPPRADHPAP; encoded by the coding sequence GTGCCGAGCAGGACCCGGCCGGTCCGGGGAGGGACGGTCCGGCCCGCGCACCACGGCGGGGTGCGCGACCTGGCCCCCGACATCCACCGACAGCGGCTGGTCATCGAGGGGGTGCCCGCCGCTCCCGTCGATGACGCGGCGATCCGCGACTACCTCACGCAGCTCAGCGACACGCTCGGCATGACCACCCTGCTCGCCCCGGTGACCCACCGCTCGCCCACGTACGGGTGGGCCGGCTGGATCCACTGGGAGACCTCGGGCGCGCACTTCTACGCCTGGGAGCAGCCGCGGCTGTTCTTCAGCGTCGACATCTACACCTGCGCTGCGTTCGACCCGGCCCGTGCCGTCGACCTGACCCGCCGCTGCTTCGCGCCCCGCGACCTCGAGGCGTACGGGATCGGGTCCGTCGTGGCACCACCGCGCGCCGACCACCCGGCGCCCTGA